The following coding sequences lie in one Arachis stenosperma cultivar V10309 chromosome 5, arast.V10309.gnm1.PFL2, whole genome shotgun sequence genomic window:
- the LOC130980373 gene encoding secreted RxLR effector protein 161-like: protein MLDSRPVDTPMDPNTKLSPDQGEPLADPGRYRRLIGRLNYLTVTRPDISFATSILSQFLDSSCDSHWDAAVRVLRYIKGAPGKGLLYEDKGHNQIVGYADVDWAGSPSDRRSTSGYCVFIGGNLISWKSKKQNVVARSSAEAEYRAMALATCELIWLKQLVKELKFCEPSKMELVCDNQAALHIASNPVFHERTKHMEIDCHFIREKLQSGEIVITFVNFND, encoded by the coding sequence ATGTTGGATTCTAGACCTGTAGATACACCAATGGATCCCAACACAAAACTTAGTCCAGATCAAGGAGAACCTCTTGCAGATCCTGGTAGATATCGCAGATTAATTGGCCGATTGAATTATTTGACAGTCACTCGGCCAGATATTTCATTTGCCACAAGTATCCTAAGTCAGTTTCTTGACTCCTCATGCGATAGTCATTGGGATGCAGCTGTTAGAGTCCTTAGATATATCAAAGGTGCTCCAGGAAAAGGTTTGTTGTATGAAGATAAAGGACATAACCAGATTGTTGGGTATGCTGATGTAGATTGGGCAGGATCTCCATCTGATAGACGTTCTACATCTGGTTATTGTGTTTTTATTGGTGGAAACTTGATATCTTGGAAGAGTAAGAAGCAAAATGTTGTAGCAAGATCTAGTGCGGAAGCTGAATATAGAGCTATGGCACTTGCCACATGTGAACTTATATGGTTGAAGCAATTAGTTAAGGAACTTAAGTTTTGTGAGCCAAGTAAGATGGAACTGGTGTGCGATAATCAAGCTGCCTTACATATTGCTTCCAACCCTGTGTTTCATGAACGGACCAAGCACATGGAGATTGATTGCCATTTCATAAGGGAGAAGTTACAAAGTGGGGAAATAGTAATAACCTTTGTCAACTTCAACGATTAA
- the LOC130982316 gene encoding protein RALF-like 34: MAAVSLPLLRIVVLAVCSFLLLCLALSPNALAVAQIEETSLNLMSDALEWPTATMSSLYDADVEEEIEDEEVEGGRGNGRRSLFWRRMKYYISYGALSANRIPCPPRSGRSYYTHNCFKARGPAHPYTRGCSIITRCRR, encoded by the coding sequence ATGGCTGCAGTTTCTCTCCCTCTTCTAAGGATTGTTGTTCTTGCGGTCTGCTCGTTCCTTTTACTATGCCTTGCTCTGAGCCCGAACGCGCTGGCCGTAGCGCAGATCGAAGAAACGAGCTTGAATCTGATGTCAGATGCACTGGAATGGCCAACGGCAACCATGTCTTCGCTGTACGATGCTGATGTGGAAGAAGAGATCGAAGATGAGGAGGTAGAAGGAGGCCGTGGTAACGGACGGCGATCCCTGTTCTGGAGGAGGATGAAGTACTACATCTCTTACGGCGCACTTTCGGCGAACAGGATCCCCTGTCCACCACGATCCGGTAGATCTTACTACACACACAACTGTTTCAAGGCAAGAGGACCCGCTCACCCTTACACCAGAGGTTGCTCCATCATCACCCGCTGCAGGAGATAG
- the LOC130980374 gene encoding transcription factor HEC2, translated as MDVDIFKTSTASDSMDMMAMMMQQMEKLPPPELSEPPFYTTYPSQTDFHNNNNVEPNLINPTFIFQQQHSMAPPPVITTNNDDIITSSFPYPPPPPPSCSDGSNKKNSMAAMREMIFRVAVMQPVHIDPESIKPPKRRNVKISKDPQSVAARHRRERISERIRILQRLVPGGTKMDTASMLDEAIHYVKFLKKQVQTLEQAGGGRTCNNNNGFTGFSSSSINGSNYPAMVKGCHQPYPPMLMGSSASKQLLS; from the coding sequence ATGGATGTGGACATATTCAAAACCTCTACTGCTAGTGACAGCATGGACATGATGGCAATGATGATGCAGCAGATGGAAAAGCTTCCTCCTCCTGAATTATCTGAACCTCCTTTTTATACCACCTACCCATCACAAACCGACTTCCATAATAACAATAATGTTGAACCAAACTTGATTAATCCCACTTTCATCTTCCAACAACAACATTCCATGGCACCACCACCTGTAATCACCACCAACAACGatgatattattacttcttcttttccctaccctcctcctcctcctccttcttgtTCCGATGGCAGCAACAAGAAGAACTCGATGGCTGCCATGAGGGAGATGATATTCCGGGTGGCGGTTATGCAACCGGTTCACATAGACCCGGAGTCTATAAAGCCACCAAAGCGGAGGAACGTGAAGATCTCAAAGGATCCTCAGAGCGTGGCGGCGAGGCACAGGAGGGAGAGGATAAGCGAGAGGATAAGGATTCTTCAGAGATTAGTCCCCGGTGGAACTAAAATGGACACAGCTTCCATGTTGGATGAGGCCATTCACTACGTCAAGTTCTTGAAGAAGCAAGTGCAGACTCTCGAACAAGCAGGAGGAGGGAGAacatgtaataataataatggctTCACGGGattctcatcatcatccattAATGGCAGTAATTATCCTGCTATGGTTAAAGGTTGCCACCAACCTTATCCTCCCATGCTGATGGGTTCTTCTGCTTCAAAACAATTGCTCagctga